A window from Ignavibacteriota bacterium encodes these proteins:
- a CDS encoding N-acetyl-gamma-glutamyl-phosphate reductase encodes MISVGIIGGSGYTGKYIVKFCSQHPNIGEFNIYANKSASQTIHDVFPDLVGEVDNQIIKSIENLDLTHDVYFFALPHGESFKYIPNLIIANKKVIDLGADYRLDNADLFLQTYGLEHSSSELLNSKIYGLADIFDNYTTNLIANPGCYPTAALLSSIPLVKNFGNDILSISTISYSGLSGAGKKASTDLLFAENYNSVKAYNVGTHRHEVEIEQELKKFNSNIEYSLTTHLLPVFSGIYSTTIFHLSSKIQQNEIDEIFTNQYQEKEFVRLRKTPPELKWVIGTNYCDINVKVAKSKIIATAAIDNLIKGASGQAVQNMNKIFGWKESLGIKSFKEEFENV; translated from the coding sequence ATGATTTCGGTCGGTATCATTGGTGGTTCCGGTTACACGGGAAAATATATTGTAAAGTTTTGTAGCCAACATCCAAATATTGGGGAATTCAATATTTATGCAAATAAAAGTGCATCTCAAACAATTCATGATGTTTTTCCGGATTTAGTTGGTGAAGTTGACAATCAAATTATAAAAAGTATTGAGAATTTGGATTTAACCCATGATGTTTACTTTTTCGCATTGCCTCATGGAGAATCTTTTAAATATATTCCAAATTTGATTATTGCGAATAAAAAAGTTATTGATCTTGGTGCAGATTATAGATTAGATAATGCAGATTTATTTCTACAAACTTACGGATTGGAACACTCTTCTTCGGAATTACTTAATTCAAAAATTTATGGTCTCGCTGATATTTTTGATAATTATACAACAAATTTAATTGCAAATCCCGGATGTTACCCAACTGCCGCTTTGCTTTCATCTATTCCATTAGTTAAAAATTTCGGAAATGATATTTTAAGTATTTCAACAATTTCTTACTCCGGATTAAGTGGAGCCGGAAAAAAAGCTTCTACCGATTTGCTCTTTGCAGAAAATTACAACAGCGTTAAAGCTTATAATGTTGGAACTCACAGACACGAAGTTGAAATTGAACAAGAACTGAAAAAATTTAATTCCAATATTGAATATTCTTTAACAACACATTTGTTACCAGTTTTTAGCGGAATTTATTCAACTACAATTTTTCATCTTAGTTCAAAAATTCAGCAAAATGAAATTGATGAAATTTTTACAAATCAATATCAAGAAAAAGAATTTGTAAGATTGAGAAAAACTCCACCCGAATTAAAATGGGTTATTGGTACAAATTATTGCGATATAAATGTTAAAGTTGCAAAAAGTAAAATAATTGCAACCGCTGCAATTGATAATTTAATTAAAGGAGCTTCCGGTCAAGCAGTTCAAAATATGAATAAAATTTTCGGCTGGAAAGAATCATTGGGAATAAAAAGTTTTAAGGAAGAATTTGAAAATGTCTAA
- the argJ gene encoding bifunctional glutamate N-acetyltransferase/amino-acid acetyltransferase ArgJ — translation MSNSSITEVETKISYIENGSVTSAKGFQASGIHCGLKKKNKDLALIYSEVSAVSAGVYTLNKAAAAPVTISKNITDNNSTVKAIICNSGNANACTGVDGHLDALTVQKSCAEILGVNQNEVLVSSTGVIGLKLNVDAIKNSLQQLKENLNYDGGLLAAEAIMTTDLSKKNFAVKVELSKGEIIIGGIAKGSGMIMPNMATMLGFVTTDAKISKSLLQSALTESVNDSYNKISVDGETSTNDMVLLLANGMSNVEILENTEDYQLFVSALKDLSIKMAKSIVADGEGATKFITLNITNAPTDKDANIIAKAIANSPLVKTAINGGDPNWGRVISAASSSGANIQPEKVTLYFDDLILMSPNYKINDVEKEAAKILENKEITITLDLNDGNANTTWWTCDYSEQYIKINAHYRT, via the coding sequence ATGTCTAACTCATCAATTACCGAAGTGGAAACAAAAATATCTTATATTGAAAATGGCTCGGTTACTTCCGCAAAAGGATTTCAAGCATCTGGAATTCATTGCGGATTAAAAAAGAAAAATAAAGATTTAGCATTAATTTATTCTGAAGTCTCCGCAGTTTCTGCCGGAGTTTACACTTTGAATAAAGCTGCTGCGGCACCGGTAACAATTTCGAAAAATATTACTGATAACAATTCAACGGTTAAAGCAATTATTTGCAATTCCGGAAACGCAAATGCTTGCACCGGAGTTGACGGACATTTAGATGCGTTAACTGTTCAAAAAAGTTGTGCAGAAATTTTAGGTGTAAATCAAAATGAAGTTTTGGTAAGTTCAACCGGCGTAATTGGTTTAAAACTTAATGTTGATGCAATTAAAAATTCACTTCAACAATTAAAAGAAAATTTAAATTATGATGGAGGATTACTAGCAGCTGAAGCAATTATGACAACAGATTTGTCAAAGAAAAATTTTGCCGTAAAAGTTGAACTTTCCAAAGGTGAAATCATAATTGGCGGAATTGCAAAAGGCAGTGGAATGATTATGCCGAATATGGCAACAATGTTGGGATTTGTTACAACTGATGCAAAAATTTCGAAATCATTATTGCAATCTGCATTAACGGAATCCGTAAATGATTCTTATAACAAAATTTCTGTCGATGGCGAAACAAGCACAAACGATATGGTTTTATTATTGGCAAACGGAATGAGCAATGTTGAAATTTTAGAAAATACCGAAGATTACCAATTATTTGTTTCAGCGTTAAAAGATTTATCAATCAAAATGGCTAAATCAATTGTTGCAGATGGAGAAGGTGCAACAAAATTTATTACACTAAATATTACAAATGCGCCAACAGATAAAGATGCAAATATAATTGCGAAAGCAATCGCAAATTCTCCTCTTGTTAAAACTGCAATAAATGGCGGTGATCCAAATTGGGGAAGAGTTATTTCTGCAGCAAGCAGTTCCGGCGCAAATATTCAACCGGAAAAAGTAACTCTCTATTTTGATGATCTAATTTTAATGTCTCCAAATTATAAAATCAATGATGTAGAAAAAGAAGCAGCAAAAATTTTAGAGAATAAAGAAATTACAATTACTCTTGATTTAAATGACGGTAATGCAAACACAACTTGGTGGACTTGCGACTACTCCGAACAATATATTAAAATTAACGCTCACTACAGAACTTAA
- the argB gene encoding acetylglutamate kinase, translating to MNLAIVKISGKYLEEFTSTMAGVNLIKNLQQKYSSVILIHGGGKLITEWAEKMGIKSDFFEGQRITCKETMEITAAVQGGLINSKLTAYLHKYRIKAIGLNGIDMDSFVAEYVNDKLGFVGNPISNLDDAKWIKDLLKDDVLPVFSSICRDKDGNLMNVNADLFAGAIAKLLKADSVFFVSDIEGVILNGKYQNSLSANELKNGISTGEINNGMIPKINSCLNLLSNGVSNIWIGNEINNNHVKGTWIVN from the coding sequence ATGAATTTAGCAATCGTAAAAATCAGCGGTAAATATTTAGAAGAATTTACATCTACAATGGCTGGTGTAAATCTTATAAAAAATTTACAACAGAAATATTCTTCGGTTATTTTAATTCACGGCGGAGGAAAACTAATAACCGAATGGGCAGAAAAAATGGGAATAAAATCTGATTTTTTTGAAGGGCAAAGAATTACTTGCAAAGAAACTATGGAAATTACCGCGGCGGTTCAAGGCGGATTAATAAACAGTAAACTAACGGCATATTTGCATAAATATAGAATCAAAGCAATTGGGTTAAACGGAATTGATATGGATTCGTTTGTGGCTGAATATGTTAATGATAAATTGGGATTTGTAGGAAATCCTATTTCAAATCTTGATGATGCAAAATGGATTAAAGATTTATTAAAAGATGATGTACTTCCGGTTTTCTCAAGTATTTGCAGAGACAAAGACGGAAATTTAATGAATGTTAATGCAGATTTATTCGCCGGTGCAATTGCAAAATTGCTTAAAGCTGATTCTGTATTTTTTGTTTCAGATATTGAAGGCGTAATTCTTAACGGAAAATATCAAAATTCTCTTTCAGCAAATGAACTTAAAAACGGAATTTCAACCGGTGAAATAAATAACGGAATGATTCCAAAAATTAATTCTTGTTTGAATTTATTATCAAACGGTGTGAGCAATATTTGGATTGGCAATGAAATAAATAATAATCACGTAAAAGGAACTTGGATTGTCAACTAA